The proteins below are encoded in one region of Mangifera indica cultivar Alphonso chromosome 7, CATAS_Mindica_2.1, whole genome shotgun sequence:
- the LOC123221881 gene encoding uncharacterized protein LOC123221881 — MPEKLAVSPKQWLVAVPMHQWRFGVLTALVFVGMVVVWSVDGCTIGNFIQAWRLRQDHYIYLKLNSSVDPIQANQNLTLNTSNVQVSATQKPNQNDTNSFSSLPGLSLTQNNRTHLSNFSSNSSGNSSQFQQKSSGNQISENLRWISCELEPNLTSNLLARWLTPGGEPCKDSRTVEIAIPGLDGGKLVKLSAGEIHEFYFQALDESGKPRCLGGDYFETDLSGESWKSRPVVKDFGNGTYLLSLQVHPDFSGDYNLTVILLFRHFEGLRFSPPRFVYDRELRHIPIRFFRSKAKLPGLQICGKSDFTRDVWSGRWTRHGKNDDCRISKDGRYRCLAPDFPCQKPWCSGSLGLIESNGWVYSSHCSFRTFSADSAWKCLKNRWIFFWGDSNHVDTIRNMLNFVLDLPDVHSVPRRFDMNFSNPNDPSQSVRLTSIFNGHWNDTQNYQGLDSLTDEGFRILLKKYFSEDTVPDSVIVNSGLHDGVHFRNIRAFSRAAEYAASFWKEVMESIRQRGLTMPQIFFRSTVATGGYARSLAFNPNKMEAFNGVFLDQLKQAGLVSGVIDNFDMTFPWHFDNRCNDGVHYGRAPLKMKWRDGEIGHQYFVDLMLAHVLLNALCAQ, encoded by the coding sequence ATGCCGGAGAAATTGGCGGTATCACCAAAGCAGTGGCTTGTTGCAGTGCCAATGCATCAGTGGAGATTTGGTGTACTCACAGCTCTGGTATTTGTTGGGATGGTGGTTGTGTGGAGCGTCGATGGTTGTACTATAGGGAACTTCATTCAAGCTTGGAGGCTTAGGCAAGATCATTATATTTACTTGAAACTCAATTCCTCGGTCGATCCAATACAAGCAAATCAAAATCTCACCCTAAACACCTCCAATGTTCAGGTTTCTGCAACccaaaaaccaaaccaaaacgACACCAACAGTTTTAGTTCTTTACCCGGTTTGTCTCTGACCCAAAATAACCGAACCCATTTGAGCAATTTTTCTTCCAACAGTTCTGGCAATTCCTCTCAATTCCAGCAGAAGAGTAGTGGGAAtcaaatttctgaaaatttgaGGTGGATTTCATGTGAACTGGAGCCTAACTTGACTAGTAATCTTCTGGCTCGTTGGTTGACTCCGGGAGGAGAGCCGTGTAAAGACTCACGAACTGTAGAGATTGCAATCCCTGGCCTGGATGGAGGGAAGTTGGTGAAGTTATCAGCCGGTGAAATCCATGAATTTTACTTCCAAGCATTGGATGAATCTGGGAAGCCTCGCTGTCTTGGTGGGGATTACTTCGAGACTGATCTTTCAGGAGAGTCATGGAAATCTAGGCCTGTGGTCAAAGATTTTGGCAATGGTACCTACTTGCTTTCGCTTCAGGTTCATCCTGATTTTTCCGGTGATTATAATTTGACTGTGATTTTGCTATTTAGACATTTTGAGGGCCTTAGGTTTTCACCTCCAAGGTTTGTTTATGATAGAGAGTTGCGTCATATTCCCATTAGGTTCTTTAGAAGTAAAGCTAAACTGCCAGGGTTACAAATTTGTGGAAAATCTGATTTTACTAGAGATGTTTGGTCTGGGAGGTGGACAAGACATGGCAAGAACGATGATTGTCGAATTAGCAAGGATGGTCGGTACAGGTGCCTAGCACCCGATTTTCCTTGTCAAAAGCCATGGTGTAGTGGTTCATTAGGGTTGATAGAGAGTAATGGTTGGGTATACTCTAGTCATTGTTCATTTAGGACGTTTTCAGCCGATTCTGCTTggaaatgtttgaaaaataggTGGATCTTCTTCTGGGGCGATTCAAATCATGTTGATACAATTAGAAACATGCTGAATTTTGTCTTAGATTTGCCTGATGTACATTCGGTTCCTAGAagatttgatatgaatttttcGAACCCCAATGACCCTTCTCAGTCGGTACGACTTACAAGCATTTTCAATGGTCACTGGAATGATACACAAAATTACCAAGGATTGGATTCTTTGACAGATGAAGGATTTAGGATTTTGTTGAAAAAGTACTTCTCTGAGGACACTGTTCCAGACTCGGTTATTGTGAATTCAGGCTTGCACGATGGTGTTCACTTTCGTAACATAAGAGCATTCTCTAGAGCAGCAGAGTATGCTGCTTCTTTTTGGAAAGAAGTGATGGAGTCCATAAGACAGAGGGGATTAACGATGCCACAAATTTTCTTTCGCAGTACAGTGGCAACTGGTGGGTATGCACGATCACTGGCATTTAATCCTAATAAGATGGAGGCATTTAATGGAGTATTCTTAGACCAGTTGAAGCAAGCTGGGCTGGTTTCTGGCGTGATCGATAATTTTGACATGACTTTTCCATGGCATTTTGATAATCGTTGTAATGATGGTGTGCATTATGGAAGAGCTCCATTGAAGATGAAGTGGAGGGATGGTGAAATTGGACACCAATATTTTGTCGACCTCATGTTAGCTCATGTACTACTTAATGCTCTATGTGCCCAATAG
- the LOC123221375 gene encoding TVP38/TMEM64 family membrane protein slr0305 — translation MAFTWGSAFRITLLILLIAAVVFACFTLPVEKILKDFLIWVEQDLGPWGPLVLAIAYVPLTVLAVPASVLTLGGGYLFGLPVGFIADSIGAAVGAGAAFLLGRTIGKSFVVSKLKDYPQFQSVAIAIRRSGFKIVLLLRLVPLLPFNMLNYLLSVTPVPVGEYMLASWLGMMPITLALVYVGTTLKDLSDVTHGWSEFSKTRWAFLISGLLVSVILMVCVTKVAKSALEKALAENEDIDGVFGSPQLPVVGETPVDLSQPLIIKIDHVDDNHEK, via the exons ATGGCTTTCACCTGGGGTTCTGCTTTTCGGATCACTCTTTTGATACTTCTTATTGCTGCTGTTGTTTTCGCTTGTTTTACTCTCCCTGTTGAAAAG ATATTGAAGGATTTTCTCATATGGGTTGAACAGGATCTTGGGCCCTGGGGTCCACTTGTGCT GGCTATTGCATATGTTCCTCTGACAGTCCTGGCGGTTCCAGCATCTGTGCTTACT CTTGGTGGTGGTTATCTTTTTGGCCTGCCAGTGGGCTTTATTGCTGATTCTATTGGTGCAGCTGTTGGTGCTGGGGCTGCATTTCTTCTGGGCCGAACT ATTGGAAAATCATTTGTTGTTTCTAAGTTGAAAGATTATCCACAGTTTCAGTCAGTTGCCATAGCCATTCGGAGATCTGGTTTTAAG ATCGTTTTGCTGCTTCGGCTTGTTCCTTTGCTCCCatttaatatgttaaattacCTCCTATCTGTGACTCCTGTTCCAGTAGGAGAATACATGCTAGCTTCCTGGTTAGGAATGATg CCGATAACTCTTGCATTAGTATATGTTGGAACAACTCTCAAGGATCTGTCTGATGTGACACATGGATGGAGTGAGTTCTCTAAAACTCGTTGG GCATTTCTCATTTCAGGTCTTCTGGTATCTG taattttaatggtttgTGTTACCAAAGTTGCAAAGTCTGCTTTGGAGAAAGCTTTGGCTGAAAATGAGGATATAGATGGTGTATTTGGCTCTCCGCAGCTACCAGTTGTGGGTGAAACACCTGTGGATCTCAGTCAACCTCTCATAATCAAGATAGACCATGTTGATGACAatcatgaaaaatga
- the LOC123221024 gene encoding uncharacterized protein LOC123221024, giving the protein MISNDRMHLGKLKVIKNIESYTGKMPGFGIFPLGGCFDGCRDHNQASGFGTRIWNLSDRPVELQIRVGSILKKVHTLKPGSSKRLKCKSIYKAHMPGKSGSSSANGSMKSLLYYYDETCHPYIWIHDTGCDSLRMVKQQYISLEDLRDYSEIRIFRDHQKGCVSVRKKPRPDFC; this is encoded by the coding sequence ATGATCTCTAATGACAGAATGCATCTGGGAAAGCTGAAGGTGATAAAAAACATTGAGTCTTATACAGGCAAAATGCCAGGATTTGGCATTTTTCCTTTAGGTGGGTGCTTTGATGGGTGCCGCGATCACAATCAGGCTTCAGGTTTCGGCACAAGAATCTGGAACCTGAGTGACAGGCCGGTGGAATTGCAAATAAGGGTCGGATCAATACTCAAAAAGGTTCATACATTGAAGCCTGGTTCTTCCAAGAGGCTAAAATGCAAGAGCATTTACAAGGCTCATATGCCAGGCAAGAGTGGGAGCTCAAGTGCTAATGGCAGTATGAAGAGCTTGTTATATTACTATGATGAAACTTGCCACCCTTATATTTGGATACATGACACTGGCTGTGATTCATTAAGGATGGTGAAGCAACAGTATATCAGCCTGGAGGACCTGAGGGATTATTCTGAGATCAGAATTTTCAGGGATCATCAAAAAGGCTGTGTATCAGTTCGCAAGAAACCAAGACCAGATTTCTGCTGA
- the LOC123221022 gene encoding probable E3 ubiquitin-protein ligase LUL4: protein MGISWSNRRRNNYHHHHSHYLPPPPPPLPPPLPPFHEPPLYSTPNPPPPPPPPPYAPPHNPYPAPPPPPPPPPVNSYYYNPHGGYNSYNYANHMMGRFNYQFHYQSPYYANQAHGWPTDSNRPQVGPPPPYVDHQSAKKVRNDVNVHKDTLTIEVDEQNPDHVLVSFVFDAMFDGSITILYFAKEEANCRFVPLFPEAYVPVRVPFKKGPGQKFCQPSGTGIDLGFFELDDLSKPSPGEDVFPLVISAETNVPSTSTDDRFDDPEPNTSAHMQITQAVLEKSNDASFQAKVIRQILWVDGVRYELREIYGIGSSAAEGFDDSDPGKECVICMTDPKDTAVLPCRHMCMCGECAKALRLQSNKCPICRQPIQELIEIKLSSGGDQ, encoded by the exons ATGGGAATTTCATGGAGTAATAGAAGAAGAAATAACTATCATCACCACCACAGTCATTATTTACCACCACCGCCTCCACCGCTTCCGCCGCCACTACCACCTTTCCACGAACCCCCTTTGTATTCCACCCCAAACCCGCCTCCCCCTCCGCCCCCACCGCCTTATGCTCCACCCCACAATCCTTATCCTGCtcccccaccaccaccacctccaccaccagTTAATTCTTATTATTACAATCCGCACGGTGGCTACAATTCTTATAATTATGCCAATCACATGATGGGCAGGTTCAACTACCAGTTTCATTACCAGTCTCCTTATTACGCAAACCAGGCCCATGGATGGCCCACTGACAGTAACAGGCCTCAAGTGGGGCCACCACCGCCTTATGTTGATCATCAGAGTGCAAAGAAGGTGAGGAATGATGTGAATGTTCATAAGGATACGTTGACGATTGAAGTGGATGAGCAGAATCCGGATCATGTCTTGGTTTCGTTTGTATTTGATGCCATGTTTGATGGGAG CATCACTATACTGTACTTTGCCAAGGAAGAGGCAAATTGTCGATTTGTTCCACTGTTTCCTGAAGCCTATGTGCCAGTGAGAGTTCCCTTTAAGAAAGGACCGGGCCAGAAATTTTGTCAGCCTTCAGGGACAGGCATTGACCTAGGCTTCTTTGAATTAGATGATCTCTCCAAACCATCACCAGGAGAAGATGTATTTCCTCTTGTAATATCTGCTGAAACAAATGTGCCATCAACTTCCACTGATGACCGTTTTGATGATCCTGAGCCAAATACATCTGCTCATATGCAGATAACTCAAGCTGTTCTAGAAAAGAGTAATGATGCTTCATTCCAAGCAAAAGTAATAAGGCAGATATTGTGGGTTGATGGAGTTCGCTATGAGTTACGTGAGATATATGGAATAGGAAGCTCAGCGGCAGAAGGTTTTGATGACAGTGACCCAGGGAAGGAATGTGTGATTTGCATGACTGACCCTAAGGATACTGCTGTGCTACCTTGCAGACACATG TGTATGTGTGGCGAGTGTGCAAAGGCATTGCGGCTTCAGTCAAATAAGTGCCCCATTTGCCGGCAGCCCATTCAGGAACTTATAGAGATCAAGTTAAGTAGTGGTGGTGATCAATGA